Proteins co-encoded in one Candidatus Peregrinibacteria bacterium genomic window:
- a CDS encoding IS30 family transposase, whose amino-acid sequence KVSEEKIYAVQEKLNDRPRKSLRYRTPNEVISDLL is encoded by the coding sequence CCAAAGTATCAGAAGAAAAAATCTATGCAGTACAAGAAAAACTCAACGACAGACCAAGAAAATCACTTCGATATCGTACTCCAAATGAAGTCATTTCTGATCTCCTCTAG
- a CDS encoding FdtA/QdtA family cupin domain-containing protein — MPSSFFELTLPKFSEQNGTLVPTEFDEKFPFKVKRVYFLKNVPQNTTRGAHCHHIEEEVFVCIQGKCRALIDADGKGKQEIWLDSPEKAIYVGTKVWHEFDSFSEDAVLLAFSSTHYLPGKENYESDYENFTTLFSKI; from the coding sequence ATGCCTTCTTCTTTCTTCGAACTCACACTTCCGAAATTTTCAGAACAAAATGGAACACTTGTCCCGACAGAATTCGATGAAAAATTTCCATTCAAAGTGAAACGCGTGTATTTTCTGAAAAATGTTCCACAAAATACAACTCGCGGAGCACATTGCCATCATATCGAAGAAGAAGTATTTGTCTGCATTCAGGGAAAATGCCGTGCGCTGATTGATGCCGATGGAAAAGGAAAACAAGAAATTTGGCTCGATTCTCCAGAAAAAGCAATTTATGTGGGAACAAAGGTATGGCATGAGTTTGACTCATTTTCAGAAGATGCAGTTCTTCTCGCTTTCTCATCGACGCATTATCTGCCAGGAAAGGAAAACTACGAGTCGGATTATGAAAATTTTACTACACTCTTTTCGAAAATATAA
- a CDS encoding antitoxin, translating to MKTAKLFQNGNSQAIRLPKEFQFKGKEVYIKRFEDMVIILPKKKDPWKIMLEGIYGFSDDFMKERNQPPTQERSIFFE from the coding sequence ATGAAAACTGCAAAACTCTTTCAAAATGGCAATAGTCAGGCGATTCGTCTTCCCAAAGAATTTCAGTTTAAGGGAAAGGAAGTCTATATTAAAAGATTTGAAGATATGGTGATAATTTTGCCCAAGAAGAAAGATCCGTGGAAAATAATGCTCGAAGGTATTTATGGTTTTTCCGATGACTTCATGAAAGAGAGAAATCAGCCGCCAACTCAAGAAAGATCTATTTTCTTCGAATGA
- a CDS encoding type II toxin-antitoxin system VapC family toxin, which translates to MKYLLDTNICIYTINKHPQNVFKKFHDICSGEQSDFLAISTLTLSELEYGIHKSLFISKNRISLSKFLNIISILPFDENAAYSYGKIRAYLEEKGKMIGGIDLLIAAHALSQNLILVTNNEKEFCRIPGLKVENWARE; encoded by the coding sequence ATGAAATATCTCCTCGATACCAATATCTGCATTTATACGATCAATAAACATCCGCAAAATGTCTTTAAAAAATTCCATGACATTTGCTCTGGGGAGCAGAGTGATTTCTTAGCAATATCGACGTTGACTCTTTCGGAATTAGAATATGGAATTCACAAAAGCTTATTCATTTCTAAAAATCGTATTTCACTTTCTAAATTCTTAAATATCATTTCGATTCTCCCTTTTGACGAAAATGCGGCATATTCTTACGGGAAAATACGAGCATATTTAGAAGAAAAAGGAAAAATGATTGGAGGAATTGATTTGCTCATTGCCGCACACGCGCTCTCTCAAAACTTGATATTGGTGACAAATAATGAGAAGGAATTTTGCCGAATTCCCGGGTTAAAAGTGGAAAATTGGGCGAGAGAGTAG
- a CDS encoding sortase translates to MDQNFQQNSAQSSSSGIPIDLRSRKSKIDLSNSSLHMISQKEDQRSTPVHTPQINILPKIETISDNAKMQPLQAGKIQNVQTQNLKTFQQTTPYSIPQKRNEIRKQIYVALSQKTGIQKSRFGLSKARFTKFVPQAFKLLATTAFIFVITLTALNYPAYSQILSDYLHPEVLQNAAENLFRVTKKPSFLASHIPLLPVAGIERFTSSELRSFDIPIISPDNRIIIPKIGKNIPIVDNVGIKSLLSDNWSQLEKDIQKGLEDGVIHYPSTAEPGNIGNFVITGHSSYYPWSAGKYKDVFALLGKLDVGDTYTVYFKQHRYDYEITERKIVAPQETSVLSQPKDKEISTLLTCYPVGTTESRLVLVAKPVK, encoded by the coding sequence ATGGATCAAAATTTTCAGCAAAATAGCGCGCAAAGTTCTTCTTCGGGAATTCCGATTGATCTCCGCAGCAGAAAATCAAAAATTGATCTTTCGAATTCTTCTCTACACATGATTTCTCAAAAGGAAGATCAGAGGAGTACTCCAGTGCATACGCCACAAATTAATATTCTGCCAAAAATAGAGACCATTTCAGATAATGCGAAAATGCAGCCTCTACAGGCGGGAAAAATCCAAAATGTACAAACCCAAAATTTGAAGACTTTTCAGCAAACAACTCCCTATTCTATTCCTCAAAAAAGAAATGAAATTCGAAAGCAAATATATGTGGCACTTTCACAAAAAACAGGAATACAAAAATCACGATTTGGTCTTTCAAAAGCACGATTTACAAAATTCGTACCGCAAGCATTCAAATTACTTGCTACGACTGCTTTTATTTTTGTTATCACTCTTACTGCACTCAATTATCCAGCATATTCTCAAATCCTCAGCGATTATCTCCATCCAGAAGTACTTCAAAATGCGGCCGAAAATCTCTTTCGTGTTACGAAAAAACCATCTTTTTTAGCGTCGCATATCCCTCTTCTTCCTGTTGCGGGAATTGAAAGATTTACTTCTTCTGAACTTCGATCATTTGATATTCCCATTATTTCCCCAGACAATCGAATTATTATCCCTAAAATTGGGAAAAACATTCCTATTGTCGACAATGTGGGCATCAAATCACTTTTAAGCGATAACTGGAGCCAGCTCGAGAAAGATATTCAAAAAGGACTTGAGGATGGCGTAATACATTATCCATCTACAGCAGAACCGGGAAACATAGGAAATTTTGTGATTACCGGACATTCTTCATATTATCCGTGGTCAGCTGGCAAATATAAGGATGTTTTTGCACTTCTCGGAAAGCTGGATGTTGGAGACACCTATACCGTATACTTTAAACAACATCGATACGACTATGAGATTACTGAACGGAAAATTGTGGCTCCTCAGGAAACCAGCGTTCTCAGCCAACCAAAAGATAAAGAAATATCAACTTTGCTCACGTGTTATCCCGTGGGAACTACGGAAAGTAGATTAGTACTTGTTGCAAAGCCAGTGAAATAA
- a CDS encoding type II toxin-antitoxin system YafQ family toxin: MIYQIIFTKPFKKQFKKYQYHQKLELKITEALTLIQRGEPLPRKYKEHPLQGERRKLLECHICPDLLLVYFRDEQERNIYMVSIGSHNEIFG, encoded by the coding sequence ATGATATACCAGATTATTTTTACAAAACCATTTAAAAAACAGTTCAAGAAATATCAATATCACCAGAAACTCGAACTTAAAATTACAGAAGCTTTGACCTTGATACAGCGTGGAGAGCCTCTTCCCCGAAAGTACAAGGAACACCCATTACAAGGGGAAAGACGAAAGCTTCTCGAATGTCATATTTGTCCAGATCTTTTACTCGTGTACTTTCGTGATGAGCAGGAAAGGAATATATACATGGTATCAATCGGAAGCCACAACGAAATTTTTGGTTGA
- a CDS encoding type II toxin-antitoxin system RelB/DinJ family antitoxin: MDKNIKEEAQKLAQELGLSLSAVIKMLLKEFVRTKELHVRIKKIPPHLEKKWEKDIQEARKNGKRYSDTEELLSDLKK; the protein is encoded by the coding sequence ATGGACAAAAACATAAAAGAAGAAGCACAAAAATTGGCTCAAGAACTTGGTTTGTCTCTTAGTGCTGTGATAAAAATGCTTCTCAAGGAATTTGTCAGAACAAAAGAATTACATGTAAGAATTAAAAAAATCCCGCCACATCTCGAAAAGAAATGGGAAAAAGATATACAAGAGGCACGAAAAAATGGAAAGAGGTACTCTGACACAGAGGAACTTCTTTCTGATTTGAAAAAATGA